A window of Lytechinus pictus isolate F3 Inbred chromosome 7, Lp3.0, whole genome shotgun sequence contains these coding sequences:
- the LOC129264900 gene encoding 2-oxoadipate dehydrogenase complex component E1-like: MLRFFRHSRARILSQLATPYGRRLAGAVPAVQHQPSRSYNFGRDVYGFRQSAWQPLNLIGLQQQAEGENIFTDKAVIQNRIENANLLRLVIAYREHGHKRATLDPLGLLQLQSVPELDPQLYGLSSDNSELYNLTGIVNIGKKEGTIQEVIEHLQKAYCGNIAVEFAHLLTSEEREWFSNEAEESPHWFVSNATRQRIAQLMADAQAFDQFMTTKFATVKRYGGEGAESMMAFFHQLFTQAVSDGVEDIVLAMPHRGRLNLLMGPLGFSPLVMLKKLRGNPEYAPHLHCVGDIPTHLWTSVDLDVDGKELHLSLIPNPSHLEANIPVGIGKARGRQMRKQEGDYAADPSSDCCHGDKVMNVLLHGDAAFVAQGVIAECFAMANLPHYAVGGSIHLVVNNQIGFTTPSERGRSSPYCSDIAKMNGNPVIHVNGMDPEAVLSACRLAVSYRHKFRKDVVVDFLCFRRWGHNELDDPSFTQPIMYDNIRSRLSIPDAYIQKAAEEGSINKEEINTNVSEKMQEWNRCLKEADSSPAHAYESIRQGQWSSCDPPPLHIALWDTGVETDLLKFIGGKSVEIPNDFGIHPHLKKTFVDARLKKVQDGSAIDWATAESLAFGSLLVQGFNVRLSGQDVGRGTFSHRHAMLVDQDNDSIHIPLNHIDQSQRGFFEVANSPLSEEAVLGFEYGMSIETPNLMVIWEAQFGDFFNAAQTIIDTYIFPGELKWLLQSSLVMLLPHGFDGAGPEHSSCRLERFLQACDSSDERVDGDNVNVQIANPTTPAQYFHILRRQMVRNYRKPLIMASPKILLRLPAATSDLSEMGPGTSFRPVIDDQTTDPKSIQKVIICCGKHYYALQKERESRQAHDIAIVRVESLCPFPADVLQSVLSRYTNAKDYVWSQEEHKNMGAWSFVAPRFENLVGYKLAYAGRDVLGVPAVGTATLHQEEVRQIMVRTFDR, from the exons ATGTTGCGTTTCTTTCGACATAGTCGTGCCAGGATTCTGTCGCAGCTGGCAACGCCATACGGACGGCGCTTAGCGGGGGCAGTTCCCGCCGTACAACACCAACCATCCCGCTCGTACAATTTTGGTCGCGATGTGTACGGATTTCGACAATCGGCTTGGCAGCCGCTTAATTTGATAGGCCTTCAGCAACAAGCAGAGGGGGAGAATATTTTTACAG acAAAGCTGTAATACAGAATAGGATTGAGAATGCCAATCTGCTCCGCCTCGTAATAGCCTACAGGGAACATGGACACAAAAGGGCAACGCTGGATCCTTTGGGGCTGTTGCAACTCCA ATCTGTGCCTGAGTTAGATCCTCAGCTGTATGGACTCTCATCTGATAACAGTGAACTGTACAACTTGACag GTATTGTAAACAttggaaaaaaggaaggaaCAATTCAAGAGGTTATTGAGCATCTACAGAAGGCTTACTGTGGCAATATTGCTGTTGAATTTGCTCACTTACTG ACAAGTGAAGAGAGAGAATGGTTTTCCAATGAAGCTGAAGAGAGCCCTCATTGGTTTGTATCTAATGCCACTCGGCAGAGGATTGCACAATTGATGGCAGATGCTCAG GCTTTTGACCAATTCATGACCACCAAGTTTGCGACTGTAAAGCGTTACGGCGGGGAAGGAGCTGAGAGCATGATGGCATTTTTCCATCAACTTTTTACTCAAGCTGTTTCAG ATGGAGTTGAAGACATTGTTCTTGCCATGCCACATAGAGGGCGCTTGAATCTTTTAATGGGACCCCTTGGTTTCTCACCATTGGTGATGTTGAAGAAACTCAGGGGCAACCCAGAGTATGCCCCACATCTGCACTGTGTGGGGGACATACCGACACATCTCT GGACGTCCGTGGATCTGGATGTGGACGGAAAAGAATTGCATCTCTCTCTCATTCCTAATCCTTCAcatcttgag GCTAACATACCTGTTGGCATTGGTAAAGCTAGAGGGCGCCAGATGAGAAAACAAGAAGGTGACTATGCTGCTGATCCCTCATCTGATTGTTGTCATGGCGATAAAGTCATGAACGTTCTTCTTCATGGTGATGCAGCTTTTGTTGCCCAG GGAGTGATTGCTGAATGTTTTGCGATGGCCAACCTTCCTCACTATGCCGTCGGTGGATCCATACATCTAGTCGTCAACAACCAAATTGGCTTCACCACACCATCAGAGAGAGGGCGCTCTTCTCCATACTGTAGTGACATTGCCAAAATGAATGGAAATCCTGTTATCCATGTGAATGGCATGGACCCTGAG GCTGTTCTATCAGCTTGCAGGCTTGCAGTGAGCTACAGACACAAATTCAGGAAAGATGTGGTGGTTGACTTTCTGTGTTTCCGTCGCTGGGGTCATAACGAGCTTGACGACCCCTCCTTCACCCAGCCCATCATGTATGATAACATCCGATCAAGGCTCAGCATACCAGATGCATACATCCAGAAAGCTGCC GAAGAGGGATCCATCAATAAGGAGGAGATTAACACAAATGTGTCAGAGAAGATGCAGGAATGGAATCGATGTCTGAAAGAAGCAGACTCCTCCCCCGCCCATGCCTATGAATCCATACGTCAGGGTCAATGGTCATCATGTGATCCTCCTCCATTAcacattgcattatgggatacaG GTGTTGAAACAGATTTACTGAAATTCATTGGGGGAAAGTCTGTAGAAATTCCTAATGATTTT GGTATACACCCGCATCTAAAGAAGACCTTTGTAGATGCAAGATTGAAGAAAGTACAGGACGGATCTGCTATAGATTGGGCTACTGCAGAGAGTTTGGCTTTTGGGTCATTGCTAGTTCAAG GATTCAATGTGAGACTAAGTGGTCAGGATGTAGGGCGGGGTACCTTCAGTCATCGTCATGCCATGCTGGTTGATCAAGATAATGACAGTATCCACATACCACTCAACCACATCGATCAATCACAAAGAGGTTTCTTTGAg GTTGCAAACAGTCCACTGTCAGAAGAAGCTGTGTTAGGTTTCGAGTATGGGATGAGCATAGAGACTCCTAATCTGATGGTTATATGGGAGGCTCAGTTCGGTGATTTCTTCAATGCTGCTCAGACAATCATTGATACCTACATCTTTCCTGGAGAGT TAAAATGGCTTCTTCAAAGTAGTCTCGTCATGCTGCTTCCCCATGGCTTTGATGGAGCTGGCCCCGAGCACTCTTCCTGTCGTCTTGAGCGATTCCTTCAGGCTTGTGACAGCAGCGATGAGAGAGTGGATGGAGACAATGTCAATGTGCAGATTGCCAACCCAACAACACCAGCTCAGTACTTTCATATTCTACGACGACAG ATGGTCCGTAACTACAGGAAGCCTTTGATCATGGCCTCTCCAAAGATCCTTCTACGTCTTCCAGCTGCCACTTCAGACCTCTCGGAGATGGGTCCTGGAACTAGTTTTAGACCAGTTATAGATGACCAGACTACTGATCCTAAAAG TATCCAGAAGGTTATTATATGCTGTGGAAAGCACTATTATGCCCTTCAGAAGGAGAGGGAGAGCAGACAGGCTCATGATATAGCCATAGTGAGGGTCGAGTCTCTATGCCCCTTCCCAGCTGATGTCCTGCAAAGTGTTTTAAGTAGATATACTAATGCCAAAG aTTATGTTTGGAGTCAAGAGGAACACAAGAATATGGGGGCGTGGTCCTTTGTAGCACCTCGCTTTGAAAACCTTGTTGGGTATAAG CTTGCGTATGCTGGGAGAGATGTTCTTGGAGTTCCTGCTGTTGGCACGGCAACGCTACACCAAGAAGAGGTCAGACAGATCATGGTGCGGACGTTTGATCGGTAG